Proteins from a single region of Haloplanus sp. GDY1:
- a CDS encoding glycosyltransferase, whose product MRVAFVTMTTAHHEDSWYARRARAVAERLAASGHDVTVVCAQWWGGDHASFDFDGVTYRRVTSERSPRAFVAKLPFVLNGVRPDVIHVASVPPLAVPAAKAAGRLRRTPIVAEWRDRPDRETEGTWRHHWAARSPDAVVVPSETVETTVRERGADPDAVEVIPDSVDMAGIRDAPVDPRADLVYARPLDERANVEEFLLALAELRDREWRAAVIGDGPARSEAERMARDLRIDDRVEFLGDLSPAEQVPILKGAHVFAQTATWAPFATGLLRALACGCVGVVEYQADSAAHELVEADPRGSLVTSPQELADEIVAATDLERWTVNEDYAPYDHDAVRSRYEDCYERLVANYGFF is encoded by the coding sequence GTGCGCGTCGCGTTCGTGACGATGACGACGGCCCACCACGAGGATAGCTGGTACGCCCGCCGGGCGCGGGCGGTGGCGGAGCGCCTGGCGGCCAGCGGCCACGACGTGACCGTCGTCTGTGCGCAGTGGTGGGGCGGCGACCACGCCTCCTTCGACTTCGACGGCGTCACCTACCGCCGGGTGACGAGCGAGCGCTCCCCGCGGGCGTTCGTGGCGAAACTCCCCTTCGTGCTCAACGGCGTCCGACCGGACGTGATCCACGTCGCCTCGGTCCCGCCCCTCGCGGTCCCGGCGGCGAAGGCCGCGGGTCGCCTCCGCCGCACGCCCATCGTCGCGGAGTGGCGTGACCGCCCGGACCGCGAGACGGAGGGCACCTGGCGCCACCACTGGGCCGCCCGGTCGCCCGACGCCGTCGTCGTCCCCTCGGAGACCGTCGAGACGACGGTTCGGGAGCGCGGGGCCGACCCCGACGCCGTCGAGGTGATTCCCGACAGCGTCGACATGGCGGGGATCCGGGACGCGCCCGTCGACCCGCGGGCCGACCTCGTGTACGCTCGCCCGCTCGACGAGCGCGCGAACGTCGAGGAGTTCCTGCTCGCCCTCGCCGAACTCCGAGACCGGGAGTGGCGGGCGGCGGTCATCGGCGACGGGCCGGCGCGATCCGAGGCCGAACGGATGGCCCGCGACCTCCGGATCGACGACCGGGTCGAGTTCCTCGGCGACCTCTCGCCCGCCGAACAGGTGCCGATCCTCAAAGGCGCCCACGTCTTCGCCCAGACGGCCACGTGGGCGCCGTTCGCGACCGGCCTCCTGCGGGCGCTGGCCTGTGGCTGTGTGGGCGTCGTCGAGTACCAGGCCGACTCCGCCGCCCACGAACTCGTCGAGGCGGACCCCCGCGGGTCGCTGGTGACCAGCCCGCAGGAACTCGCCGACGAGATCGTCGCGGCGACCGACTTGGAGCGCTGGACGGTCAACGAGGACTACGCCCCCTACGACCACGACGCCGTTCGCTCCCGGTACGAGGACTGCTACGAGCGCCTCGTCGCGAACTACGGGTTCTTCTGA
- a CDS encoding universal stress protein, with product MYDAILLPTDGSEPAAAAVEHALGVAERFGATLHLLYVVETDDLSHAAPELAIEELRETLRSEGESVLDDAAARATDRGVEATTAVVEGTAEDAILKYAAENGIDLLVMGTHGRGGLERYLVGSVTERVVRRAEVPVLVVGGSEGRIGGGAG from the coding sequence ATGTACGACGCCATCCTGCTTCCCACCGACGGGAGCGAGCCCGCGGCGGCGGCCGTCGAACACGCCCTCGGCGTGGCCGAGCGCTTCGGCGCGACGCTGCATCTCCTCTACGTCGTCGAAACGGACGACCTGTCCCACGCGGCACCGGAACTCGCCATCGAGGAGCTCCGCGAGACGCTGCGGAGCGAGGGCGAGTCCGTCCTCGACGACGCGGCGGCGCGCGCGACCGACCGGGGAGTCGAGGCGACGACGGCGGTCGTCGAGGGCACCGCCGAGGACGCGATCCTGAAGTACGCCGCGGAGAACGGGATCGATCTGCTGGTGATGGGCACGCACGGCCGGGGTGGACTGGAGCGGTATCTGGTCGGCAGCGTCACCGAACGGGTCGTCCGGCGGGCCGAGGTGCCGGTCCTCGTCGTCGGCGGGAGCGAGGGCCGGATCGGGGGAGGGGCGGGTTAG